attttaataaacctaaataaacaagatatcAGTTACACGTTTTTTTATTATGCGTTTAATATACATATGGttcaagttaaataaaaatcaaattacaaAACTTGTATGGCTATTTATAATATGTACAACACAGTGTCAAATATCTGTTGTCATAAAAAATACTTGTCGCTTATCATACTTTCTGTTTAGGccagaaattatttttcgaaagtaTAAATCTACTATATAcctaaaataacaattattgctTCATTGTTTACATTTAATTGAGTAAATTGTTTTAGGTCTAGTCTTAggtattaaaactattttataactttatttcGGCAGTTTTATGATTATGGaagcttttttttcttttcctcgtattttttattataaaagaaaatactgAAAAGATTCTCTCCATCTGGAAAATTAGCCAGCTTTAGAGatcattacaaatatttgaatgaacttttaaaatctttaaaatattctacctAACATTTGTCTCACGCGACAAAATATGAAATAacgtttattttgtataaaacaaataaatgttaggtacattttgttaattaaataatatataacaatTTCATGAAACGCTTTCAAAACCGCGCTAGTCtagataataaaaaagtataaacaaaATTGACTAAGTgactattttttcgtaaaaaaaaattatcattcagtTTCAATCTCAGCTGGTGAAAGtagaaatgataataaaatattttttactgccAAATAACTAAAGAAGAATTATGGAATCTAAGCTTTTCGATATATAAATTGATCCTAAAAAAATCGTTGTATCCTCTATAAACCTACGGAATTATGCTGAAGACATTGTAAGCTAAACTCTTTCAATGTTTCGCAAAGTCTTCGTTTACTGGTCCTTTCACGTAAAAcgtttcgaattaaattttcttttaaaattttggggaCATGTGGTGTGGCTTCGTCGGTTAAAGCATTTCGAAGCCACTGCGCAGTCCATTCCGAGCACATTTTATTTAACGCTAGTAAAACTTCGGCGTGAGTTTCTAAATTATTTCTTGGTACAGTGCCAGCTgaaaggaaaatttattaaaatattagtttctggatttttatttcgCAACATTGCAAATATACACgatataaaaatcaattattaaaaaaaaattatgtttcaaacatttctgaaagaataattaatcgtttcgaattaaaagcgtttgaaataaaaaaaaatatattgaaagatttcgaattaaaaatgcttggaataaaaaatattacattaagtaaaattttgataaaaggacaattaaagtgtttaaaaatatattatttgaaatttaaaacatttttaatcagaagctctcaaaattgaaacagtttattgaaaatcaactgttcattgaatttaaaaattgaaacatatttaaaaatagattattaaataaaattttaatccttagGTTTAAAGGTTTTAGAAACAATAATGAatgatttcgaattgaaagcgtttgaaacaaaaaaaaatatatatatttttagattttgaattgaaaacgttcaaaataaaaaaatattagtaaatattCATTGgtaaaattacgaaattatttcgaaataaaagcgtttaaaaatgtatcatttaaaattacattttatttaaaaggaggtaaaattgtatcatttctaactcaaagcattcaaaatgaaataaaaaatttttctaattaaaagtgtaaaaaattgaacattgtttttttttttaaatcgaagaatctcgaaatttaatgatttaatattaaaatatttttaattgaatattataacTAGCACGTGCGATTTCacgtttttgcatttttattttctaaaattgaaaatataaacgatttaaaaattaattatcaaccaaatttttaaatattaggtatattttgaagtaaaacgttcaaaataaaaaataaaataataataaaattcggtaaaatcttgaaaaaggacaatatttggaattaaatgaAAAGGAACTGAACattaaataaaagcgtttaaaattgtatattttgaaattgaaacatttctaattcaaagcgttcaaaattgaacatttttcttaaaatttaagtatctcgaaatttaatgatttaatattaaaatattgttattgaatattcatgACTAGCACGCGTGCTTTCacgttttttcacttttatttcttaaaattaaaaatataaacgacttaaaaattgattatcaaacacatttttaatattaggtttaaaatttctagaaacaagaatgaatgattttgaattgaaaacgtttgaaataaaaaaatatatatctcagaaatcatcttttttttgttaaaaattaaattattttgttaaaaattagccttattaacttgaaaatgcaagaattaatttcatttttttcgttattgatcaacaactttttttcttgaaaatgtatctattttgttgaacattcatctttttggtttgaaaattcatctcttcttgtAGAAATTTCTcatttcctgattaaaaatacaacttgttggttaaatattaatctcttTCGATTTAGAAatacaacaatttgatagaatttttggtaagaaatgtcaaaggaattatttttaaaagaaatagcaatttttataaatgttttccgaatatttcttgatattttcttaaaaactattttggTATTTCTTCGCTAATTAGATAGAAATTTTCTCAATAGCTGATTAGGGGcagtcaaaaattttaaattctcaacaaaaaacatgaatttttaaaaaattgcataatttttccagaaaatagaattaaaaaatacaaattttcagccaaaaatgccACAGttcagatttaaacaaaaaaaaaggttttaatttttaatgaaaaacagttgaatgtgtcaaaaaataagaattttaaaacagataATTCAATCATCAGAtgacacaaattaattttcaaacaaaaacgacgaatttttaacaagtaaatatatattttaccaagtgcttaaattttaaaacaaaagggattaagtttctataaaaaagactattttttatgaaaatatatgaattttcaagtgaaaaatataaattttcaaccaaaaatcaaatagttaaattttcaattaaacaaattaatatttaattgaaagaaaacgaattttcgacaaaactattgaattttcataccaaaaatacaattgcattcttaacaaaaaaatcattttctaccaaaaaagacgaatttttaacaaaatgcatcaattaaaaaccaaagggttgaattttctaccaaaaaatataatttttcaacaaattatatcaatttttaaccaaatatttcagcAATGGATGTGATATTAGCccaattttatttcattcatttttagttTACCTTTTTTTCGtttctgaacattaaaaaaaaatagttgaatttttgaactaaaaaatatcaatttttaacaaaaaatggagtagttagattttaatttaagagaattaagtttcaataaaaaaaaaaacaattttttaacaaaactgtttaatttggtaccaaatagttcaattttctaccaaattgtaaaattttcaagtcaaactacgagttttctatcaaacagttaaatattcaaccgagAATCAATAAATGACGAGTAAATAACATAGcctatttccaaatttcttttcaaatttaataattgaagaaGAAAACAACTCTATTGAGTTTCATGGACAGAAATTTCGAggcagaaattaattaattaatcattattcaattattaattaataaataagttctaatttattattatttattattttgatagatttttacCAATGCATTGCATTAAGACGCATACAAGTTCTTGTCCAACAGGTTGTATGAATGTTTGCAAGTGTGGGCTTTGCATGATGGCATGGGTTAGAAAACTTCCAGCAGCCTTCGTCGTTCCCGTTTCTGGTATAAGTAAACAAGCGACACctataagaataatataattaattaatccaCAAAATCCACACCAATGATTTATATACCCAGGCCTgcgattgtaaaaaaaaaacttttattatctgATGTTAAGAACATAATTGTTAGGAGTTTCCATAGTTTTTTAACTCAAGTTTGTTGAAATTCCAGGTCTACTttagttttcaagaattttttaagtcAATTATGTTCAAATTCCAGGTcgtttaatgatttttcaatgttttatggATTAATTTGAATTCCTCGTCATTTTTAGGGTTTCAAGGTTTCCAGGTCAAGTTTGTTTAAATTCCAGGTAATTTCtaagattttcagggatttttcaAGTCAAGTTTTTTCAAACTTCAGGTCATTTTCAgggttttcaatgatttttcaagtcAAGTTTGTTCAAATTCCGGGTCATTTTTAGAGTTTACATCGGTTTACAGGTCAAGAAGAATTCCACGTCGTTCTCAGGGTTACAAGGTTTCCGGGTCACGTTTGTTTAAATTCTAGGTCATTTCTAACAGTTTCAGGCATTTTTAAAGCCAAGTGTTTTCAAACTCCAGGCCATTTTTAgggttttcaatgatttttcaagtcAAGTTTGTTCAAATTCCAGGTCATTTTTAGAGTTtacattgatttttcaaatattgtttgttgaaattccAGGTCTCTTTtagttttcaaggatttttaagttaattatgtttaaattccttgtaatttttagcattttcaagAGTTTACAGGTCAAGTTGAATTCTACGTTTTTACAGGGTTTcaaggttttccaggtcaagCATGTTTAAATTCCAGGTCATTTCTAAGATTTTCAAGGACATTGCAAGTCAAGTTTGTTCAAATTCCAGGTCATTTTTAGATTTTACATGGATTTTTCAAATAGAGTTGGTTGAAATTtccgatcttttttagttttcaagGATTCTTTATGTCAAGTATGTTTAAATTCCTGatcatttttaggattttcaagtGTTTACACGTCAAGTTGAATTCCACGTTTTTTCCAAGGTGTCAAGATTTTCCGGTTCGAGGTTGTTTAAATTCCAGgtcgtttctaaaattttctagtcatattttttcaaattgtaggtCATTTTTAcggttttaaattattgacaagtagagttgatttaaatttcagatcatttttatagttttcaaggattttttcaaGGCAAGTTTGTTCAAATTCCAGGTAATTTTCAGTATTTTCCAAGTTAGGATTGTTCAAACTCCAGGTCATCTTTTTTAGACTTTCCATGGATTTTTCAAGTAAAGTTTGATGAAATTCCaggtatttttttacttttcatggGATTTTTAAGTCAAGTATGTTTAAATTCCAGgtcattctcataattttcaAGGTTTTACAGGTAAAGTTGAATTCCACGCCCTCACTAGAGTCAAGTTTGTCTAAATTCCATGTTGTTTTTGgggtttgcaattattttttaagtcaagCTTGTTCAAATTCCaggtcttttttagtttttaagaatttttaaagtcaatattgtttaaattccaggtgattttcatgattttcaagGTTTTCCAGGTGAAGTTTGTTTACATTCCAGgtaatttctagaattttcaaggattttgcaAGACAAGTTTGTTCAAATTCCTGGCCATTTTTAGGGGTTTCAAGGGTTTTTAATGTCaagtttttcgaaattatatgTCATTTTTGGgcgtttcaattatttttcaagtcgAGCTTGTTCAACTTCCGGGTCCTTTTTAGAGTTTCTATGGTTTTTTAAAGCCAAGTTTGTTGATATTCCAGGtctattttagttttcaaagatttttttaagtcatGTATGTTTAAATTCCAAGTAATTTCCATGATTTTACAGATAAAGTTGAATACCACgtcatttccaagatttcaataTTATCTAAGTCAAGTTTCTTCAAATTTCAGGTGATGattccatgatttttttaactgagatctgaactattttgttgaaaattcaactgattggttaacACATTTTAGTAACGAAAAAAGTGTGAGCTGAaacttaatcaaataaaatttcgtcTAATATCACATTCCCTGTTcaaaccatttagttaaaaaaatgatctatttgttgaaaattcgtatttttttgtgacaaattaattttcttgcttgaaaattcaactacttgtgtaaaaatgtatgtactttgttgtgaattactatttcattttttattttccattatattGTTATTCGTTAATATGgtggaaaattttgagaaaatagtgtCTTTCGTATACTTGTTttcgaaatagtagcaaaatagtatCATTGCTAAAAAAGtgtcaaatacttgaaattttcgtCTTATGAAGTATAAATTTGCATCCGAAActgaaatagataattttttagataaagaaatgaatttttcactagaaaaagaaaaatttgtaccCACTTAAATTAaaccaagaaagtcgaatttttaactaaataattgaatcctcaagcaaaaagatgaatcttgaagaaacaagattaattttctaacgaagaagacgatttttaaacttaaaaaaggtaaatctccaacgaaaaatggaatattacaatttttaaagaaaaaaattgtcaaattagttcatttttaaaaaaagtattggaattgaaaagtattgaaaaagaaaacaagttttttctactttaaaagataactctttgacaaaatactggaattttcaacaaaataattggatgtttaacataatagttgaatattcaacctaaaaaagacaaattgccaacaaaaaagtgtcatagtttatattttaataaaaaaacaatgaaatttatacaacaaaagaaaggaattttaaaaccaaaaagacgaatttccaacaaataaatagttttcactcaaaaaataaataaaagtttatctaaattattgaaccttcaaacccgAAGACAATtgttctttacaaaaatgcaattttcaaacaaaaaatatgaccgtttaacggaaaattaattttccatgaaactgatgcatttttacgcaaaaaaaaggaaatttcaaactaaaaaataattttttacaaaaaaagcgatttttcaactaaaaaatatcaatcttaaaaaaatgaaaaagttcgattttctgttaagaaatgaattctaaaaaaaaaaagtattttccattaaaccgttaaattttcaagcagacataagccttaaataacaaaatttacaatGTACTTTAACTTTTGacccaaatagtttgatttttaattacaaaagattaatttgcaccaagataattaaatgtttaaccaacgagataatttttcaacttaaaatataaatctttaacaaaaaaagtgatttcttaacaaagcaattcaaccaaatgttttaaacaaattagttgaattatcaagcaaagaagaacgatttttaaccaaaaagttgcattttcatttaaaaaatgaaatttattctataacagataaaattttaattgaaaaagatcaactttcaaaaaaactattgaattttccgttgaaaaagattttagtcgagttttcacgatcaaactatgaattttttaacaagaaataattttctaccataaaaattgaatttttaatccaaaatgacaaatttttaatcaaaaaggatgactttttaacaaaattgttgaattctccagcaattagttgcatttttattaaaaaaatatgaaatttatcttaaagcagaagaatttttgttacaaaaagttgaattttcatccaaaaaagactctagttaactcagtaacaacaactgaatttttgtaacaaaaaaagaagtatctacgaaaaaaattgaattttcaatccgaaaatagtattatagcttaatttctaaccgaacagttgcatttttatcaaaaaaagatttaatttcagctgaaacaggtaaactttaaaatgaaaaaagacaaactttaacaaaaaatagttgaatttttaaacgaaaagttaacgaaaaaatgcaattttccattaaaataaattctgagattctcataaattctcagagaatttatttctcggttatattctcggtaatattctcattctcgttaccgttctcaaagtaatataaccggctaaGAACTCTATTCCcaatagagttcaaagattcagatttacttccaaaaatataaatccaccttatcattttcaatgctctaaattgaagaatcaatcaatgcatttaaaaatgtttaaatatatataattttaagcattttaagctagaaacatttaaaatagaacaactaattttttttaatgattgaaaacttctaaaatcaaaaagttattcttattttaaatagtttaaaaatccttaaaatgcttcaaaattttatttcaaaatctttaaacatttacatgttgtttgttattttttcaaatttttcattatttaaaaatttttccagaatttctaaacatgttttaaaattagttgcattttttcaaaatcctgcggaattgaaaaaatttccttaaaattctccaaattaatttttaatatttttgtaaacctttataaatatttttaaatattttcttcaaatgcatttttcgaaataaaaaatcattttaaatttttctataaaatgcttTTCATTATCcggaaacctttcaaaattcttaaaaagcttctaatttttttgacgaaatctctcaaaatctatatttggttataaattaggCCGTGGACTATTAGAACCGACATTTTTGTACGAATAGCACGTAGAAACACgtagaaactttgtttaaaatatttgaaataatttcaaatttttaatgttttcaaaacttttaaatatttcttccactaactttcatccagaaaatatttcagttaattttttatcacaaaaatataaatttacccaaaaagtaaattttctacgaattagttaagttttcaataaagtagtataatagcttaatttctaaccaaacagttgcatgtttatcaaaaaagatttaatttcagctaaaacaggtaaattaaaaaaaaaaatagatgaattttcaaccgaaaagttaacgaaaaaatgcaattttctattaattaaaaaaaatataaccggCTTGAAACTCTAAATCTCAGGCCTGCCATTACCCACtgcttttcaataataaaaatacccACCACATTTCAACATTTCCGGAACCTGATCTGGAATCTGCAGCAGTAAAGTCgcattctttttacaaatttgcgCCAACAATCCGAGATAAGCCTCGAGTAAATCCGTCAAATCCGACAAATTTCCACCAAGTGATCGACAGGCGGAAACTCCCGCTAAAGTAATACTGCTCAATTCGGCAAAGATTGGCCCCACAGTATTATTCGAATCTCGTCCAAAGAGCAGCACCAACTGCCGGAGAAGATTGAGAGCAGCCGGATGCGGTTTGATTTTATACGACATATTTAAAATCTCGAGCAACGGTCTCGCATCTTCTTCAGGATGTAGCAACGACGACAGCGATTTCTGAGCACACGAGTGCATAGCCTCCAATGTGATATCATCACGACTCCACTCGGGATGACCAACAATTTGTCGAAAGAGGGGCAAAAGTCCTTCAAGCACAGTCTTTCCAATCGATCCGTCCAGAGTCGAGAAGAACATCGTAACCATCTTCAATTGATTAGAAACCGCAACTCGGGCAGTGGCTACCGAGTGTTGTAAAAGCTCTCGCAGTCTCGTGATGCAGAGTCCTAAAGTAGCGTCCAAATAGGAAATTTGTTGCTCGGTTGTAGGCAATGAATTCAACAACTTCCCAGCAGCATACATGAGTCGCAATCCCTCAATTCCGACGGGAGCAATTTTCGGTAGAGTATGTCCAATCGTGTCCAGAATAGATGGCGCTAATGGAGCAAGATGAGGACCACATTCTCGCGATATATCTTTGAGAGCCATACTAGCCGCTGGTGCTGTCACTGAACTCTGGGTCAAACCCAGTGAGATCAATTTTAAGGATCTCTCTAGCCAAGGTGTCGGATGCTCTCCTAGCCATTCAGCATATGCGCCTATCGTCAGACAAGCACACGCCAAGACATCTCCAGGATAGTTCTCGTAAGGAATATAGGTGAAAATGATGTTCATGAGTGCTGGAACGTAGTGGGATTCTTGGGTCCCGATGCAATCGGATAGAGCATTGAAGGCATGCAGACTTGACTCGACATATGTCCAGTTTTCTATCTCTTCAGGTGGCTGGCTCAGTCTTTGTCCGAGGAGCAGGAGCAACTCTGGGCCGAGAACGTTGTAGCAATAAACGAGCGTGTCGGCAACATCCTGTCTGTAACATCTGTGAAGTTCACGATCATCGGCATCACCAGCCTCGTCCGATGTCATCGGTAAAGTAGCTTTGCGTAATAAAGCTTGCGCTAAACGAGCGTAAATAGGTTGTAGAGCCAACTTGGCTTTATTCTCCATAGGTTGGTCGAGCGTACTGAGATCGTCTTGCAAGGTGTACCAGAAGCCGAAGGGTATGCAACTGCGTTTTTCGTCGCAAGGATATCGTCCGGGTTGTTCAGAACACTGTAAAAGAATCTCAACTATTTGCTCGGCAGTCCATTTCTGAACTTGATTGGAATCATTTGCTAATGCTAAAAGTACAGCACGACTGTGAGCTTCTCCGAATGTTGTTAGGGTTTCATAATAATAGGTACCACCGTGCTCATGAGCCATGAGAATGATACTTCTGGCCCAATCCCAAAGTAATTGAGGCCTTTTGTGAAGTTCGGTATGAGTCAGTATCATCGACAAACATTCTTGGATCACTTCCCAGCCCCTGACTTCCTCCTCTGCTAAATCAtccctgaaaatatatttttttcagaataaagttAGGGGTCGTACATTAATTACGTGATGGATTATAATCCCTCTATACAGAAGCAGCGTACCCTTTTTCCTCTAGGCGGGAGAAGGAGAATAAACTTATAATATTGAATGACACATAACTTGTACATAGTGTAAtaatattataccaaaaaatatttcgcagattttcgattttttttaaataggtaaaatatttcttattttcaaaagatttcaatcattttcacaaatattacaaaatatttttaaatttttgcaaaagttaattcacaaagatttcggatagattaaaaagatttcacaagggcccattaaatttaaaaaatcgaacttcaaatagttccatttgaagtaataaaaacgtagctgcaaattaaagcacctcaaagtggaactcttgaattttcaactattaaaactgaagtttaaaagtttttaaattaaaaaatgttgtattcaaatgcttaataatgTACACGTGTGAAAAGGAAGCcaccaacaattttcaattgaacaatttaaaattaaatgcagttaaactaccaaattaaaaatatgaatttttataaattatagaattcaaagattcaCATTcacttccaaaaatataaatccacgttatcattttcaaagctctaaattgaagaatgaatcaatgcattcagaaaatttccaaattgtatcattttaagcattttaaactagaaatattaagaataaaacgattacattttttcgttataaattgaacactttctaaattaaaagttattcttattataaatagtttaaaaatcctgaaaatgcttagaaattttatttcaaaatctttaaatattagcATGATGTTTGACATTATGAcacgttttttttaatcttgccaaattgaaaaaatttccttaaaatcattcaaatgaatttttaataattttttaaatcacaaatctatttaaatattctttgaaaattaatttttgaaacttttcgtttaaatcatttgaaatcatttcaaaattttaattaattttgaattttctcaaaacttctaaatattttttcaacttactcgaattttttctgagaacaataagtgttcaattattatttagacatcaaaattcaatcatttgaattacaaattaattttttttaaataaaacaattaaaattactgaTGTTAAATGAagagtcagatatttctaaatattaagtaattgttatttttcttaattgaaaattttgaaattgaatggtttaaaaatatcatattttagaCAATGATTTAACTAAGgagactttccaattaaaacagtttaatttttaacgttaaaatccggaaattctaaaattgtggaCTGAATGCTAATCGTCttgcaaaatcaattattatttactttttaagatataaagtacagttcaattttaagaatcattcattaattcagatttttttctctaaacatttgtaaaattcccggtcaaaaaataaattcactgccatttcccgatttttcccggtctcataaaattcgtGGTCATTTACCGGTTTTTCaggttttccggtccagcggccaccctgcataatttcaaaaatgcttgaaaaatatttcaaagatttcaattttttccccaaaatttaaaatattttgcaatgatttaaagaatttaataaatattatctaatatttcacaaagatttcattaattttctaagcatttcggaaaaatttcaaatatttcaaagattttgcaaaaaatttaattatttgacaaagatttcaatgatttcaaggatttaaaaaatttgcaaccaaactctTCTATTTTTGTCCATGAAaggtgtaatttctgctaaatcaggtgaattttaaaataaaaaacacagactttcaaaaaatagtttcattttcaaccgaacagttgcatttttattcaaaaaagataacgtttcttgtaaaatacatgaattaaaaaagagttaaattgccATCTAAAGAATatttcagttcactttccaaTACCAAAATAGGAATTGTgtaacaggtgaatttttaaataaaaaaaaaacaaatttaaaaaaagttgaattttcaattaaacagaaagtaatttttctaggaaacagctgaattaaaaaaaaaacaatcgcaTTTCCATCCAACA
The sequence above is drawn from the Belonocnema kinseyi isolate 2016_QV_RU_SX_M_011 chromosome 7, B_treatae_v1, whole genome shotgun sequence genome and encodes:
- the LOC117177012 gene encoding importin-13, which produces MDYAVVVENAVNRFFAAGENEAHLWLLQVQASPEAWSFVWHLLVPTKPKEVQFFAANTLHSKISRQWEEVPSNEYLALQHRLLTVMKETSASKLVLSKLCQALAAFLINTSANKEEDRDKGLVGDLIEILPPDSPATTELLLRVLSFLPKEFERRHEAKRIKLRDGLVNSWSKTTWILQQVFTTFDQQNASGDNCNLYLLGLECTLSWLKLGQLPLETTAQIYPHMLAAAARYLPNRDDLAEEEVRGWEVIQECLSMILTHTELHKRPQLLWDWARSIILMAHEHGGTYYYETLTTFGEAHSRAVLLALANDSNQVQKWTAEQIVEILLQCSEQPGRYPCDEKRSCIPFGFWYTLQDDLSTLDQPMENKAKLALQPIYARLAQALLRKATLPMTSDEAGDADDRELHRCYRQDVADTLVYCYNVLGPELLLLLGQRLSQPPEEIENWTYVESSLHAFNALSDCIGTQESHYVPALMNIIFTYIPYENYPGDVLACACLTIGAYAEWLGEHPTPWLERSLKLISLGLTQSSVTAPAASMALKDISRECGPHLAPLAPSILDTIGHTLPKIAPVGIEGLRLMYAAGKLLNSLPTTEQQISYLDATLGLCITRLRELLQHSVATARVAVSNQLKMVTMFFSTLDGSIGKTVLEGLLPLFRQIVGHPEWSRDDITLEAMHSCAQKSLSSLLHPEEDARPLLEILNMSYKIKPHPAALNLLRQLVLLFGRDSNNTVGPIFAELSSITLAGVSACRSLGGNLSDLTDLLEAYLGLLAQICKKNATLLLQIPDQVPEMLKCGVACLLIPETGTTKAAGSFLTHAIMQSPHLQTFIQPVGQELVCVLMQCIAGTVPRNNLETHAEVLLALNKMCSEWTAQWLRNALTDEATPHVPKILKENLIRNVLRERTSKRRLCETLKEFSLQCLQHNSVGL